A region of the Candidatus Afararchaeum irisae genome:
ATACTAAATCACTCTCAAGTAGAGAGTGATTTAGACAGGCATGGTTGGTCTGCCTCGAAACTGTGGAATGTCGCCAGATACTACACTAGAGAAGTCTGGCAAAAGACAGGAGAGATCCCTGAAGAAGATACGTTGAAGACTGAGTTGAAAGAACACGAAAGATACGAGGACTTACATTCACAGTCCAGTCAGAAAGTTCTAGAAGAGCTTTCTGAAGCCTACCAGTCTTGGTACGGCTCCGACGATGACAGGGACAATCCTCCTGGCTACCGCAAACGTTGGTACTACGATGACTTTGGTAATCTAGTCCACGAAGAACATCCTAGGAGTACGGTCACATGGAAGAATCGTGGCATAAGACACGATTCTGACAATAACAGAGTACGTCTCTCTAAAGGCAAAAACCATAAAGAAGAACGTAGCGACTTCATCCTCATAGAGTACGACTTACACAGACCGGACAACGAGATAGACGGAAGTATACAGCAGGTTCGTGCTGTATACGACGAAAAGAAGGAAGAATGGGAGTTACACCTAGTCGTACAGAAAGAGATAGAAGTAGAAGACTCGGGAGAAGAGACTGTAGGAGTCGATCTAGGTATCAGTAACTTCGCTGCACTCTCGTTCGAGAACGGTGATACCGTTCTCTACCCCGGTAACGAACTCAGCCAGAACAACTACTACTTCGAGAAAGAGAAGGCTAAACTCGATAAGTCGGACGGTAGAGAACGTACTCGTCTAGACCATCTACAGTCAGAGAGACGTAGACATTTCCTCCATTCGTTGTCTAAGCATATTGTAGAGGAGTGTAAGAAGAGAGACGTTGGAAAGATCGCCGTAGGCGATCTTGAAGACATTCGTCAGAACGAGGATGGAGAAGCCAGAAACTGGGGAGACTCAGGTAATCTAAACCTGCACAAGTGGGCGTTCGACCGCTTTACTGGGATGTTAGAGTACAAGGCGAGGCTGAGTGGTATTGAGCTAGAGAGGATAGACGAAGAGAACACGTCGAAGACGTGTTGTGTCTGTGGTAAGCTCGATGGTGACCAGAGAGTTGAGCGTGGTCTGTACGTCTGTGAGGACTGTGATACGGTAGCTAACTCGGACATTAACGGGGCTGAAAATATAAGACAGAAGTCCGAAGGTAACTCCGAGTCTTCTTGCTTTGAGCAAGAAGATAGGAGTATCGGTTGTTTGGCACAACCTGGGGTCTACCTGTATGATCGGTCTTGCGGATTCGAACCGCAAGAAGCCGTTGGGTAGACTGCAAACCTTAATATCCCAACCTGGGATTCACCCGACTTCAGGCGGGTGAGGATGTCAATCGTCTCCGTCCGACGGACGAAGCCTCTCTACATTCTCCTCTTCTCTTTCTCTCTCTCCTTCTTTTATCTCACGTACTCTCTCGGCTATCTCACCTCTCTCGTGATCTCCTGAGTGAATTCCATGGAGATCTTCGCCTGACGGCACCGGCTCTATTACTATTCCGTCTCTCCCTTCGTAGATGAACACTTCACCCGGAGTCTCTATTCCGAACTTCTCGCGGAGATTCTTTGGTATAGTAGTCTGACCCTTCGGGGAGACTCGTACAACCTCGGGGTCTTTTGTACTACTCGACATTCTCGGTAATATCTAATGACTTCAGTATTACTAAACCTTCCGCCGAGGCTTTAGTCCGAGCCACGGTCACATTTCCTGCCTTGTATCTAGTTGGTTCCGATAGCTTTAACCTAATCTGAGTACGCCCTAATACTATACATGAGTTTCAAGGTTTCTATAGTCGGAGCCGGCGGTACGGTAGGAGCCATGGTAGGCTTCAACACGGCACTAAGCGGAGTAGCCGACGAGATAGTCTACATAGATATCGCCGAGGACAAGGCACTCGGACAGGCACACGACACGATGCACGGTATCGCGTACGATACCGACACAGACGTCTACCAGGGCGGATACGAGGACGCCGAGGACAGTAACGTCGTCGTAATTACAGCAGGAAAGCCGAGGGAGCCCGGGATGACGAGACTCGACCTCGCCGACGCCAACAAGCCGATAATAGGGGACATAATGTCGGAGATAGACGAGTACGCCCCCGATGCGGTTACTATACTCACGACCAATCCGATGGACGTACTCAACCACCATCTCTACTCAGTCAGCGAGAGAGACCGTGACAAGGTGATAGGATTCGCGGGAAGACTCGACTCCGCCCGTTTCCGTTACGTCCTCTCCGAGAGGTTCGACACCTCCGTACTCAACGTCGAGGCGTCTATAATAGGAGAACACGGAGACACACAGGTCCCCGTCTTCTCGAAGGTACGTGTCGACGGCAGAGATCCCGACTTCACACACGAGGAGCGTGACGAGATCACAGAGACGCTCCGTGAGAGTGCCATGAACGTCATAGAGAAGAAGGGAGCGACCGAGTTCGGTCCCGGCAGGGGGGTCGCTCAGGTCATAGAGTCGATAGCACTCGACAGGGACGACATAATTCCGTCGAGTGTCGTCTTAGACGGCGAGTACGGGGTCGAGGACGTCTCGATAGGAGTCCCCGCGAAGATAGGAGAGGGCGGCGTCAAGGAGGTCGTAGAGTGGGAGCTCTCCGACCGCGAGAAGGAGATGTTCGACGAGTCCGCCGAGAAGCTCTACGACCATCAGCACCCCGACGAGTAGCACCCTCTTTTCTGTCCACGCTCCGTCATCCGTCATACCCCATCGTCGACGTCGGGTACGTTACGTCTGTACAAGACCCCAGCACGTGCGAGCGAGAAGACACCCACGACGAGAAACGGAGCGGCTTCTCCGAGGCTCCTGAAGTACCACAGCATAAGACCGAGAGAGACCGAGATCGGACCTACGTTGAGATGTAGGACTGTTCTCCAGAACGCCTTTCTAAGGCTGTCAGGGACGCCGTTGGCGTCGGTGCTCTTTTCCTCGGTATCGGTCATCTAATCTGACGAAGTTAGTCGTCCACGGTATTAGAGGTTTTGTTTTCTCAACCCCTCTACAAAATAGAAACCTCCTTATACTCGCCTACACACAAATTCATGTTAATAAGATGGCAACCGCAGAGGAAGAAGGCATACTAAGAGATATAAAGCAGGCAGAGAAAGACGCTGACGAGATAGTCGCAGACGCAGAGGAAGAGGCGGACGAGATAGTCGAGGAAGCGCGCCAAGAGGCGGATGAGATAGTCGAGGAAGCGCGCGAGAAGGCGAGTAGTCTCAAGGAGGAGAAACTCGCCGAGGCGGAGGAGGAGATAGACGAGAAGAAGCAGAGGATACTCGACGACGGGAGGGACGATGTTCGCGACCTCGAAGACGAGGCTGAGAAGAACCGAGAAGAAGCCGTCGAACAGGTCATAGACAGATTCAAGGAGGGGGTGCATGCCAGGACTCAGACCTAAGGAGATGAGCAAGGTCTCCGTAGTGGGATCTAAGCGAGTTCTAGACGATGTCATAGAGTCGCTCTATAGACTCGACCTCCTCCATATGGAGGACTACGACGGAAGCTGGGAGGGATTCGATAACGGCGATCCTCTCGACCTCGGCGAGGAGGCGAGCGAGAAGCTCGTCCAGATACGTTCTATACAGAACATACTCGGAGTCGAGGACGACGACTACAGCCGTAGCCGTGGGTTCGACCTCGACGACGACGAGATAGAGTCGCGCCTCGAAACCGTCCGTCAGAAGGTCAACGACTTAGAGGACGAACGTGACGACCTCCGTGACCAGCTCAGGGAGGTGCGCGATCAGAAGTCGTCACTCGAACCCTTCGCGGAGCTCGGGGTCGAACTCGATCTCCTACGTGGCTACGACTCGATAGACGTAGTCGTCGGAGAGACAGACGACTTAGACGACGTCAAGGACGTTCTGAGGTCGTCGGAGGAGGTCGACGAGTTCGAGACGATAGGTAGCTCCGACGTAGTCGCAGTTGCGGCTACGGTCACCGATGACACCGACCTTTCGGATGTGCTCGTGGGAGCGAGCTTTTCGGCGGTCGAGGTTCCCGAGGCGGAGGGCTCCCCTAAGGAGCTTCTGAGGGAGCTCGAAACACGTCAGAACCGCCTTGAATCGGAGCTCGACGACCTCGACTCGGTACGTGAGGAGATAAAGAACAACTCAGCCGACTTCCTCCTCGCCGCTGAGGAAGCGCTCACCGTAGACGTAGAGAAGGCGGAGGCTCCACTCCGTTTTGCGACTACGGAAAACTCGTTTGTGGTTGAGGGCTGGATTCCGACCGAAACCTTCGACGAGCTAGAGTCGAGGATAAAGGATGTCGTCGGTGGACACGTCGAAATAAGAGAGCTCGAAAGAGCTCAACACGGTGACTCGGGGCACAGCCACGGAGACGAGGAAGAAGACAGTCCTCCCGTCGTACAGGATAACCCGGATCCCGCGAAGCCCTTTGAGATACTCGTAAAGGCTGTCAGCCTGCCGAAGTACTCTGAGTTCGATCCTACGGTTTTCCTACTTCTGACTTTCCCCGTCTTCTTCGGATTCATGATAGGAGACCTAGGGTACGGACTCCTCTATCTAGGAATAGGAGCCGTTCTCTACACCAAGTTTGAGAGCCCGGCTATGAGGAGCCTCGGCGGTCTCACACTCTGGGCTGGCGGACTGACGGCTGTCTTCGGTGTGCTCTACGGAGAGATATTCGGACTCCACATACTCGGAGATGTCATCTGGGGAGGACATCCCCCAATACACAAAGGTCTCCAGCCGGCCTTCGGGGACTACGCACTCGGGTGGGTTGTACTCTCGCTATTCGTGGGACTCCTCCATCTCACAGTGGGATGGATTACCGACTTCATAGAGAATCTCGAACACGGCTTCAGTGACGCGATGACTGAAAGTGGATCGTGGCTAATGATGATGTTCGGACTCTGGACGTGGATATTCGCCGGAGCATCCGGAAAGGCACCCCCGATACTCGTCGGATCCGAGTCGGTCTTTGCGGGCAATCCCTTCCCTCTTGGATTCACGGGCTTTCCACCTACGGTTGGTCTCGGGGGGCTCGCCGTGTTCTTCATAGGGTTAGTCCTTCTCGTCTACGGAGAGCCTATCGAGGGTGTTGAGTTCCTCAACGTTCTTGTCAACGTCTTGTCATATACTCGTCTCGCGGCTGTACTTCTCGCGAAGGCGGGAATGGCATTTGTCGTCAATCTCCTTTTCTTCGGTGTATATGTCACCGGTGAGGGAGAACACGCTGAGTGGCACTTCGGACTTGGTCATATGCCCCACGTTGGCGATATGGTTCATGGACACGAGGTTACCGAGATAATGTTCGGAGGCCTGTCCCACAGCGGTATAGCGGGAGTTATATTCGGTATCGTAGTTCTAATACTCGGACATACTCTTGTCCTGGCTCTGGGCATAACTAGTGCAGGGCTTCAGGCAGTGCGTCTTGAATACGTCGAGTTCTTTGGTAAGTTTTATGAAGGCGGCGGTGAGACATACGAACCGTTTGGATTTGAAAGAAAGTATACCACAGAGGAGTAAACAACAATGATAGGAACACTAGTCGAAAACGCAGTATCGCTTCAGCAAGCAGCACCCGCTATCCCCCCAACTTCTGCGGCAGCACTCGGAGTCGGACTCGCCGCACTTGGAGCGGGTTTAGCTGAGAGAGGAATCGGATCGGCAGCCATGGGCGCGATAGCAGAGGATCAGAGCCTCATCACACAGGGTCTCATAATGACGGTTCTCCCTGAGACTCTCGTAATTCTGGCTCTGGTCGTCGTATTCGTGGTCTAAAAACACCTTTTTTCTTTAACAATGGGACTACAAACAGTAGTTGAGGATATAAAGGACGAGGCTCGTGACGAAGCCGAGGAGATCATCGAGGAGGCTGAGGAGCGCGCCGACGAGATAGTATCCGACGCCGAGGAAGAGGCAGACGAGATAATCTCCGAGGCGGAGGACGAAGTCGAGTCGGAGATAGAGACGCGGCGCGAGGAGACACTCGCGAGTGCTAAGCTTGAGGCAAAACAGATGAGGCTCCAGGCGAAGAAGAGGCTACTCGATGACCTCAGAGACGATGTTGAGGAGAGTATCGGGAGCCTCGAAGAAGACAGACAAGAGCTTAACGAGGAGCTTCTCGAAGGAGCCGTCGACGATCTCGACGCCGAGTCGGGTACGGTACTCGTGTCTGAGAAAGACGAGGATGCAGTGGGCGAACTCCTCGAGTCGTACGACGGCTTCGAGTTCGGAGGAACTACCGACATACTCGGAGGCGTCGTCGTCGAGGCTGAGGGCGGAAAGGTCAGGGTCGACAACTCATTCGACTCCGTCCTCGACGAGGTCTGGGACAACAGTATCAGACACGTGTCGGCGACACTCTTCGGTGAAGAGGAGGGTGAGTAGTCGTGGTAGGGAGCGTCGATTCCGAGGTCTCAGGCGAGTCGAACTTCGAGTATGTGACCTCGCGTGTCCGTGTCCGTAAGTCGAAGCTCTTCGACGAGGACGACTACAGGAAACTCGTGCGTATGCAGCCCAACGAGATAGCGCGGTTCATGGAGGAGTCGGAGTACTCACGCGAGGTAGACCGTCTCGCATCGCGGTATACAGGTGTCGACCTCATCGAGTACGCTCTCTACGACAACATGGCGCGTCATTTCAGCGACATAGTCCGCTGGTCAAACGGCAAACTTCACAGTCTAGTCGTCGAGTACTTGCGTAGCTACGACGCGTGGAATATCAAGACGGTTCTACGTGGCGTCTACACGGGTGCTACGGAGACTGAGATAAAGAATGACCTCATCCTCGCGGGAGAGCTTGATGAGGAGTTCTTCGACCAGATCGTGGGACTAGAAGATGTCGAACAGGTTGTCGAAGCCGTCTCTGACACTGTTTTCGGAGATTCCCTCAAGGACGCAGTCAGTGAGTTCCGCGAGACAGGGGTTCTCCTCCCGCTCGAAAACGCAGTCGACAGAACGTTCTACGAACAGCTAGTCGGCTCTGACGGCGATCTCGGGGAGGCTCTCCAGTCGAAGTACCAGAGTGGTCAGGGACCCAGACAGGTCTACAACGACCTTCTCAGGGTCGAGATAGACATACTCAACATACGTAACACTGTCCGTGTTGCCGAGGAGATGGAGAACGTCGATATCTCCGATTACTTCATCGAGGGCGGAAAGGTCTTCTCTGAGGACGATCTCAAGAGGCTCTCGGGCAACCGCGAGGAGCTACTCAACGCACTTAGGGAGTCCGAATACGGCGACCGTCTCGAAGATGCCATAACCTCTCTTGAGGAGGCAGGAAGCCTCACTGAGTTCGACGAGGCGATAGACAGGGTTCTGATGGGATACTCACAGCGGATGACCTACCAGTATCCCCTCTCGATGGCTCCCGTGATCTCGTACATACTTCACAAGGAGCGTGAGGTCGCTAACATACGTGCTATAGCACGTGGGAAAGAAGCCGGACTCAGCCGTGAGGAGATAGAAGACACCATAATGGTGGTAGAATGAAGGTAGGTGTGATCGGAAGTCCCGACTTCACCGACGGTTTCCGTCTCGCGGGAGTCGACACCTTCCGTGAGGTGCGTGACCAGAACAAGGACGACGAACTAGACGGCGCAGTCGAGGATCTCCTCGAAAACGACGAAGTCGGAATAATAGTGATGCACCAAGACGACCTCGACTACCTGTCGAGGGACGTCAGGAACGAGGTAGAGAACAGCATAGAGCCGACCTTTGTGACCCTCGGCGGTGAGGGCGGCGCAGGCGGACTCAGACAGAAGATAAAACGTGCAATCGGAATAGACCTTATGGAGGAATAAACATGAGCAAGGCAGAACAGCAGACCG
Encoded here:
- a CDS encoding V-type ATP synthase subunit I; translated protein: MPGLRPKEMSKVSVVGSKRVLDDVIESLYRLDLLHMEDYDGSWEGFDNGDPLDLGEEASEKLVQIRSIQNILGVEDDDYSRSRGFDLDDDEIESRLETVRQKVNDLEDERDDLRDQLREVRDQKSSLEPFAELGVELDLLRGYDSIDVVVGETDDLDDVKDVLRSSEEVDEFETIGSSDVVAVAATVTDDTDLSDVLVGASFSAVEVPEAEGSPKELLRELETRQNRLESELDDLDSVREEIKNNSADFLLAAEEALTVDVEKAEAPLRFATTENSFVVEGWIPTETFDELESRIKDVVGGHVEIRELERAQHGDSGHSHGDEEEDSPPVVQDNPDPAKPFEILVKAVSLPKYSEFDPTVFLLLTFPVFFGFMIGDLGYGLLYLGIGAVLYTKFESPAMRSLGGLTLWAGGLTAVFGVLYGEIFGLHILGDVIWGGHPPIHKGLQPAFGDYALGWVVLSLFVGLLHLTVGWITDFIENLEHGFSDAMTESGSWLMMMFGLWTWIFAGASGKAPPILVGSESVFAGNPFPLGFTGFPPTVGLGGLAVFFIGLVLLVYGEPIEGVEFLNVLVNVLSYTRLAAVLLAKAGMAFVVNLLFFGVYVTGEGEHAEWHFGLGHMPHVGDMVHGHEVTEIMFGGLSHSGIAGVIFGIVVLILGHTLVLALGITSAGLQAVRLEYVEFFGKFYEGGGETYEPFGFERKYTTEE
- a CDS encoding V-type ATP synthase subunit F, whose protein sequence is MKVGVIGSPDFTDGFRLAGVDTFREVRDQNKDDELDGAVEDLLENDEVGIIVMHQDDLDYLSRDVRNEVENSIEPTFVTLGGEGGAGGLRQKIKRAIGIDLMEE
- a CDS encoding malate dehydrogenase — protein: MSFKVSIVGAGGTVGAMVGFNTALSGVADEIVYIDIAEDKALGQAHDTMHGIAYDTDTDVYQGGYEDAEDSNVVVITAGKPREPGMTRLDLADANKPIIGDIMSEIDEYAPDAVTILTTNPMDVLNHHLYSVSERDRDKVIGFAGRLDSARFRYVLSERFDTSVLNVEASIIGEHGDTQVPVFSKVRVDGRDPDFTHEERDEITETLRESAMNVIEKKGATEFGPGRGVAQVIESIALDRDDIIPSSVVLDGEYGVEDVSIGVPAKIGEGGVKEVVEWELSDREKEMFDESAEKLYDHQHPDE
- a CDS encoding V-type ATP synthase subunit E; its protein translation is MGLQTVVEDIKDEARDEAEEIIEEAEERADEIVSDAEEEADEIISEAEDEVESEIETRREETLASAKLEAKQMRLQAKKRLLDDLRDDVEESIGSLEEDRQELNEELLEGAVDDLDAESGTVLVSEKDEDAVGELLESYDGFEFGGTTDILGGVVVEAEGGKVRVDNSFDSVLDEVWDNSIRHVSATLFGEEEGE
- the ahaH gene encoding ATP synthase archaeal subunit H → MATAEEEGILRDIKQAEKDADEIVADAEEEADEIVEEARQEADEIVEEAREKASSLKEEKLAEAEEEIDEKKQRILDDGRDDVRDLEDEAEKNREEAVEQVIDRFKEGVHARTQT
- the ahaC gene encoding ATP synthase A1 subunit C; amino-acid sequence: MVGSVDSEVSGESNFEYVTSRVRVRKSKLFDEDDYRKLVRMQPNEIARFMEESEYSREVDRLASRYTGVDLIEYALYDNMARHFSDIVRWSNGKLHSLVVEYLRSYDAWNIKTVLRGVYTGATETEIKNDLILAGELDEEFFDQIVGLEDVEQVVEAVSDTVFGDSLKDAVSEFRETGVLLPLENAVDRTFYEQLVGSDGDLGEALQSKYQSGQGPRQVYNDLLRVEIDILNIRNTVRVAEEMENVDISDYFIEGGKVFSEDDLKRLSGNREELLNALRESEYGDRLEDAITSLEEAGSLTEFDEAIDRVLMGYSQRMTYQYPLSMAPVISYILHKEREVANIRAIARGKEAGLSREEIEDTIMVVE
- a CDS encoding AbrB/MazE/SpoVT family DNA-binding domain-containing protein, translated to MSSSTKDPEVVRVSPKGQTTIPKNLREKFGIETPGEVFIYEGRDGIVIEPVPSGEDLHGIHSGDHERGEIAERVREIKEGEREREEENVERLRPSDGDD